The following coding sequences are from one bacterium window:
- the nuoF gene encoding NADH-quinone oxidoreductase subunit NuoF yields MEPVLTRNVGIDGSQTLGVYQARGGYLALRKALGLTPDALVNLVKASGLRGRGGAGFPTGLKWSFMPKDPTPERPNYLVCNADESEPGTFKDRLLIENDPHMLLEGTLIAAYALRAERAFIYIRGEYAYGAKTLIDALREARAAGYVGRDVLGSGWSCEIVIHRGAGAYICGEETALMDSLEGGRGNPRLKPPFPAAHGVYGRPTTINNVETLCCVPFIVERGADWFKAIGPDEKNTGPKLYCLSGHVRRPGVYEAPMGLPLAELIDGFGGGMLRPGRALKAVIPGGSSTPVLRAEECAGLRMDFDALAKAGSMLGSAGCIVMDEGTDMVAVAERVAHFYAHESCGQCTPCREGTGWIEKVIARIRRGGGRPEDLELLDEIAQGMQGTTICPLADAAAMPCRAFVAKFRDEFEHYIERGRPLAAAASGTGA; encoded by the coding sequence CAGACGCTCGGCGTGTACCAAGCGCGCGGCGGCTACCTCGCCCTGCGCAAGGCGCTCGGCCTGACGCCCGACGCGCTCGTGAACCTCGTCAAGGCCTCCGGCCTCCGCGGCCGCGGCGGCGCCGGCTTCCCGACCGGCCTCAAGTGGTCGTTCATGCCGAAGGACCCGACGCCGGAGCGGCCGAACTACCTCGTCTGCAACGCCGACGAGTCGGAGCCGGGGACGTTCAAGGACCGGCTGCTGATCGAGAACGATCCCCACATGCTGCTCGAGGGGACGTTGATCGCCGCCTACGCGCTGCGCGCCGAGCGGGCGTTCATCTACATCCGCGGCGAGTACGCCTACGGCGCGAAGACGCTGATCGACGCGCTGCGCGAGGCGCGCGCCGCCGGCTACGTCGGCCGCGACGTGCTGGGAAGCGGCTGGTCGTGCGAGATCGTGATCCACCGCGGCGCGGGCGCCTACATCTGCGGCGAGGAAACGGCGCTGATGGACTCGCTCGAGGGGGGGCGCGGCAACCCGCGCCTCAAGCCGCCGTTCCCCGCGGCGCACGGCGTCTACGGCCGGCCGACGACGATCAACAACGTCGAGACGCTCTGCTGCGTGCCGTTCATCGTCGAGCGCGGCGCCGACTGGTTCAAGGCGATCGGCCCCGACGAAAAGAACACCGGCCCGAAGCTCTACTGCCTCTCCGGCCACGTGCGGCGCCCCGGCGTCTACGAGGCGCCGATGGGGCTGCCGCTCGCCGAGCTGATCGACGGCTTCGGCGGCGGGATGCTCCGCCCGGGACGCGCGCTCAAGGCGGTGATCCCCGGCGGCTCTTCGACGCCGGTCCTGCGGGCCGAGGAGTGCGCGGGGCTGCGGATGGACTTCGACGCGCTGGCCAAGGCCGGCTCGATGCTCGGCTCCGCCGGCTGCATCGTGATGGACGAGGGGACCGACATGGTCGCCGTCGCCGAGCGGGTGGCGCACTTCTACGCCCACGAGTCGTGCGGCCAATGCACCCCCTGCCGCGAGGGGACCGGCTGGATCGAGAAGGTGATCGCGCGGATCCGCCGCGGCGGCGGACGCCCCGAGGACCTCGAGTTGCTGGACGAGATCGCGCAGGGGATGCAGGGGACGACGATCTGCCCTCTCGCCGACGCGGCGGCGATGCCCTGCCGCGCCTTCGTGGCCAAGTTCCGCGACGAGTTCGAGC